A window of the Bacteroides thetaiotaomicron VPI-5482 genome harbors these coding sequences:
- a CDS encoding FecR family protein: MINSELKHTDFSRYTFEEFLQNDFFISSVKYPTEEIQEFWDRFEKSTPSNIDDYFAAREYIETISTSEGDLLSDQELGELWADIQTTNIKNDKIKHKNFFLIGLTAAASVAILVGSFFLLKNYQAVLAPDIATFAVQTKTELPATEETLLILAEDKVVSLKEKETTITYDSVAIKANEENISKKELAVYNQLVIPRGKRSVLTFSDGSKVWVNAGTRVIYPTEFEKDKREIYVDGEIYIEVARDEERPFYVRTKDMNVRVLGTKFNVTAYESEPIRSVVLAQGCVQVETTQTPKAILAPNQMFSSVEGKENISQVDVEQMISWVNGLYCFNSADLGIVLKRLSTYYGINVEFDSALSKIKCSGKIDLKDNFETVINGLTFVAPISYAYDGQYKTYRVVKK, encoded by the coding sequence ATGATTAATTCAGAACTGAAACATACTGATTTTTCTAGATATACTTTTGAAGAATTCCTTCAAAATGATTTTTTTATTTCTTCTGTTAAATATCCAACAGAAGAGATACAAGAGTTTTGGGATCGTTTTGAGAAATCTACTCCTTCTAATATAGATGATTATTTTGCGGCAAGAGAATATATAGAAACGATTTCTACTTCAGAAGGTGATTTGCTTTCGGATCAGGAACTGGGAGAGTTGTGGGCTGATATCCAGACAACAAATATTAAAAATGATAAGATTAAACATAAAAACTTTTTTCTGATAGGGTTGACTGCCGCAGCCAGTGTAGCTATTTTGGTTGGTAGTTTCTTTTTATTAAAGAATTATCAGGCGGTTTTGGCTCCTGATATTGCGACATTTGCAGTTCAGACTAAGACCGAATTACCGGCTACAGAGGAAACATTGTTGATTCTGGCAGAAGATAAAGTCGTAAGTCTGAAAGAAAAAGAGACTACAATTACCTATGATTCTGTAGCAATTAAAGCTAACGAAGAAAATATATCCAAAAAAGAACTGGCGGTTTATAATCAGTTGGTTATCCCACGTGGAAAGCGTTCTGTACTGACATTTTCTGATGGCTCTAAAGTATGGGTGAATGCAGGTACCAGAGTCATTTATCCTACAGAATTTGAAAAGGATAAACGCGAAATCTATGTTGACGGAGAAATCTATATTGAAGTAGCTAGAGATGAAGAACGTCCTTTTTATGTACGTACTAAAGATATGAACGTTAGGGTGCTGGGTACTAAATTCAATGTGACAGCTTATGAATCTGAGCCAATTCGCAGTGTGGTGCTGGCTCAAGGGTGTGTGCAGGTTGAGACGACGCAAACCCCAAAAGCTATTTTAGCTCCTAACCAGATGTTCAGTTCTGTAGAAGGGAAGGAAAATATTTCACAGGTAGATGTGGAACAAATGATTTCATGGGTAAATGGTCTCTATTGTTTCAATAGTGCCGATTTGGGAATTGTATTGAAACGTCTGTCCACTTACTATGGAATAAATGTCGAATTTGACTCAGCGCTAAGTAAGATAAAATGTTCCGGAAAAATTGATTTGAAAGACAACTTTGAGACAGTAATTAATGGATTAACCTTTGTAGCACCAATATCTTATGCCTATGATGGACAGTATAAAACTTATCGGGTCGTGAAAAAATAG